In a single window of the Flavobacterium sp. W4I14 genome:
- a CDS encoding putative dehydrogenase (product_source=COG0673; cath_funfam=3.40.50.720; cog=COG0673; pfam=PF01408,PF02894; superfamily=51735) — MQRRSFVKTSALLGSGLLLGNQGFANLVADEIINVAMIGCGDRGKGVLSVIKSMPTKYKIKAFCDLLDFRLKETEKYVPADAKAVKDYHKVLDDKTIDAVFIATPLSEHFRIAKDAVLAGKHVYVEKTMTYNIAQALELKKLVKRYPNQVFQVGYQYRYSPLYFKVKDMIQSGYLGKVSQIDCRWDRNGNWRRAVPDPALERKINWRMYKEYSGGLAAELLSHQIDFINWAFETQPDEIMGSGGIDVFKDGRETYDNIQAILRYNEKGMIGNFGATCGNAHDGYLFKIKGTKGSVSLLTNTGLFYPEQSAKKELGIVDGVTGATKIVVNKDGGIPILDKATIDGTNYALDEFYKSITTRKEPASNINTGTQAAICVAMCNEAIYSGNKQVWKTEYSV; from the coding sequence ATGCAGCGCAGATCGTTTGTTAAAACATCAGCTTTGTTAGGCTCTGGTTTACTTTTGGGTAACCAGGGCTTTGCTAATTTAGTGGCTGATGAAATTATTAATGTGGCAATGATTGGTTGTGGCGATCGTGGCAAAGGCGTTTTGTCGGTAATTAAATCAATGCCCACAAAGTATAAAATTAAAGCTTTTTGTGATTTACTCGATTTTAGGCTTAAGGAAACCGAAAAGTATGTTCCTGCAGATGCTAAGGCCGTAAAAGATTACCACAAAGTTTTAGACGATAAAACAATAGACGCGGTTTTTATTGCCACACCTTTAAGTGAACATTTCAGAATTGCCAAAGATGCAGTACTGGCTGGCAAACATGTGTATGTAGAAAAAACCATGACATACAACATTGCCCAGGCACTCGAACTTAAAAAACTGGTAAAACGATATCCCAATCAGGTTTTTCAGGTGGGTTATCAGTATCGTTATTCGCCTTTGTATTTTAAGGTGAAGGATATGATCCAAAGTGGCTATTTGGGCAAGGTTAGCCAGATCGATTGCCGTTGGGACCGTAATGGCAATTGGCGTAGGGCGGTACCAGATCCAGCTTTAGAACGCAAAATCAACTGGCGGATGTATAAAGAGTATTCTGGCGGATTAGCAGCCGAACTTTTATCGCACCAGATTGATTTTATCAATTGGGCTTTCGAAACGCAGCCTGATGAAATTATGGGATCGGGTGGGATAGATGTATTTAAAGATGGGCGCGAAACCTACGATAATATTCAGGCTATTCTACGTTATAACGAAAAAGGCATGATCGGCAATTTTGGGGCTACTTGTGGCAATGCGCATGATGGTTACCTGTTTAAAATAAAAGGCACCAAAGGTTCGGTTTCTTTGCTAACCAATACCGGCTTATTTTATCCTGAACAAAGTGCTAAAAAAGAATTGGGCATAGTTGATGGCGTAACTGGGGCCACAAAAATTGTGGTAAATAAAGATGGCGGAATCCCGATTTTGGATAAAGCCACCATTGATGGTACAAATTATGCCTTAGATGAATTTTATAAATCGATAACAACCAGGAAAGAACCAGCATCAAATATCAATACCGGAACGCAAGCGGCTATTTGTGTGGCCATGTGTAACGAAGCCATTTATAGCGGAAATAAACAGGTTTGGAAGACGGAATATAGTGTTTAG